One Peterkaempfera bronchialis DNA window includes the following coding sequences:
- a CDS encoding urease subunit alpha translates to MRSSNAEITGGGGTSLHGGIDPHDYIAVHGPRAGDRIRLGDSGLIIRVESDSQAPGDEFLAGFGKTARDGLHLKAAAVRATCDVVISNVTVIDAVLGIRKTSIGLIGGRIAAIGRAGNPDTLDGVDVVVGTGTTIVSGEGLIATAGAIDTHVHLLSPRIMEASLASGVTTIIGQEFGPVWGVGVNSPWALRHAFNAFDAWPVNIGFLARGSSSDEAPLVEALAEGGASGFKVHEDMGAHTRALDTALRVAEEHDVQVALHTDGLNECLSVDDTLAVLGGRTIHAFHIEGCGGGHVPNVLRMAGVPNVIGSSTNPTLPFGRDALGEHFGMIVSAHALKVDLPGDAAMARDRIRAGTMGAEDVLHDLGMIGITSSDAQGMGRAGETVRRTFAMAGKMKGELGPLDGTSSLGERDSGDDNERVLRYIAKLTINPALAHGLAHEVGSLEVGKLADIVLWRPDHFGAKPQLVLKAGFPAYGVVGDPNASTDTCEPLVLGPQFGAHGATAADLSVAFVAQAAADAADPGASGMAHRPGDGMPTRRRRVGVRGTRGIGPRDMVRNGRTGEVRVDATTGLVTLDGAPLRSEPADSVSLSRLYFL, encoded by the coding sequence ATGAGGTCCTCGAACGCGGAGATCACCGGCGGTGGCGGCACCAGCCTCCATGGCGGCATCGACCCTCATGACTACATCGCCGTACACGGCCCCCGGGCCGGCGACCGGATCCGGCTCGGTGACTCCGGGCTGATCATCCGGGTGGAGTCCGACTCCCAGGCCCCGGGCGACGAGTTCCTGGCCGGCTTCGGCAAGACCGCCCGGGACGGACTGCACCTCAAGGCCGCCGCCGTCCGCGCCACCTGCGACGTGGTGATCAGCAATGTCACCGTGATCGACGCGGTACTGGGCATCCGCAAGACCTCGATCGGGCTGATCGGCGGCCGGATCGCCGCCATCGGCCGGGCCGGCAACCCGGACACCCTGGACGGGGTGGACGTCGTCGTCGGCACGGGCACCACCATCGTCTCGGGCGAGGGCCTGATCGCCACCGCCGGTGCCATCGACACCCATGTCCATCTGCTCTCCCCCCGCATCATGGAGGCATCGCTCGCCTCCGGTGTCACCACGATCATCGGCCAGGAGTTCGGGCCGGTCTGGGGCGTCGGCGTCAACTCCCCCTGGGCGCTTCGGCACGCCTTCAATGCCTTCGATGCCTGGCCGGTCAACATCGGCTTCCTCGCCCGTGGCTCCTCCTCCGACGAGGCGCCCCTGGTGGAGGCGCTGGCCGAGGGCGGCGCCTCCGGCTTCAAGGTGCACGAGGACATGGGCGCCCACACCCGCGCCCTGGACACCGCGCTGCGCGTCGCCGAGGAGCACGACGTCCAGGTCGCCCTGCACACCGACGGCCTCAATGAATGCCTCTCGGTGGACGACACCCTCGCCGTCCTCGGGGGCCGCACCATCCACGCCTTCCACATCGAGGGCTGCGGCGGCGGCCATGTCCCCAATGTGCTGCGCATGGCCGGCGTACCCAATGTCATCGGCTCCTCGACCAACCCCACCCTCCCCTTCGGACGCGACGCGCTCGGCGAGCACTTCGGCATGATCGTCTCCGCCCATGCCCTCAAGGTGGACCTCCCCGGCGACGCCGCGATGGCCCGCGACCGGATCCGCGCCGGCACCATGGGCGCCGAGGACGTCCTGCACGACCTGGGCATGATCGGCATCACCTCCTCGGATGCCCAGGGCATGGGCCGTGCCGGCGAGACCGTACGCCGCACCTTCGCCATGGCCGGGAAGATGAAGGGCGAACTGGGCCCACTGGACGGCACCTCCTCCCTCGGCGAACGCGACAGCGGCGACGACAACGAGCGGGTCCTGCGCTACATCGCCAAACTCACCATCAACCCCGCCCTGGCCCATGGCCTGGCCCATGAGGTCGGCTCCCTGGAGGTCGGCAAGCTCGCCGACATCGTCCTCTGGCGCCCCGACCACTTCGGCGCCAAACCCCAACTGGTCCTCAAGGCGGGCTTCCCGGCGTACGGCGTGGTCGGCGACCCCAATGCCTCCACCGACACCTGCGAACCGCTGGTGCTGGGACCGCAGTTCGGCGCCCATGGGGCCACCGCCGCCGACCTGTCGGTGGCCTTCGTCGCCCAGGCTGCCGCCGACGCCGCAGACCCCGGCGCCTCCGGCATGGCACACCGCCCCGGCGACGGCATGCCCACCCGCCGCCGCCGCGTCGGCGTACGCGGAACCCGGGGCATCGGCCCGCGCGACATGGTCCGCAACGGCCGCACCGGCGAGGTACGGGTCGACGCCACCACCGGCCTGGTCACCCTTGACGGCGCACCACTGCGCTCCGAACCCGCCGACAGCGTCTCGCTCAGCCGCCTCTACTTCCTCTGA
- a CDS encoding protein phosphatase 2C domain-containing protein: protein MSSQETTPRDGAEDTWWHSVYQGPRSTVPDTPLARTGQGSVDEWFDSVQGVIGDSDSGSGVVPPPGDAGVSTVDEWFDSAQGVIGDPASDVVSPPADAGARGMSTVDEWFDSAQGAMGGPGAAVVPPPVEPTPVRDPRDNAATPAAEPAEPAEPAADPRRRPPTVPDPRSAGAPTDPPRGSDGKPPTEPTAATGQPQSAKAPPPAPQPAPAPPLPHIGDRPPTYDPEPSALPLADPDLLAELVPDTAVEGARYGTLTLRAASVRGDSARYRGEPRRDALLVARFGEPPDGILVTVVAGAARSAEAPPLAAAEACRQLAAAVGRSRAELVADLRSGARDGLRFGLQRMAARAAQYLRDPQDPRDPQEPAAGSLHCVLSPLDPSAGDRVCFGIGPGGLFLLRSAHWIDAYGARLLHHPGEQQPAADPPSDQAFRFRLVPASPGDVLLLATAGFADPVREEPAVAGFLAAHWSHPHPPGTVDFLRQLQVRAKGYADDRTAVVLWSG from the coding sequence CCTGGCCCGCACCGGGCAGGGCTCGGTGGACGAGTGGTTCGACTCGGTGCAAGGCGTCATCGGCGACTCGGATTCGGGCTCCGGCGTGGTCCCGCCGCCTGGGGATGCGGGGGTGTCGACGGTGGATGAGTGGTTCGACTCTGCGCAGGGCGTCATCGGCGATCCGGCTTCGGACGTGGTCTCGCCACCGGCCGATGCGGGGGCGCGGGGGATGTCGACGGTGGATGAGTGGTTCGACTCTGCGCAGGGCGCTATGGGCGGCCCGGGCGCGGCTGTGGTTCCGCCGCCGGTTGAGCCGACGCCCGTACGGGACCCCCGGGACAACGCCGCCACCCCGGCTGCCGAGCCCGCCGAGCCCGCCGAGCCTGCCGCCGATCCGCGCCGCCGCCCCCCGACGGTGCCCGACCCCCGCTCGGCCGGGGCACCGACCGACCCGCCGCGCGGCAGCGACGGGAAACCGCCGACCGAGCCGACCGCCGCGACCGGGCAGCCCCAGAGCGCGAAGGCGCCGCCGCCCGCCCCGCAGCCCGCGCCCGCGCCCCCGCTCCCGCACATCGGCGACAGACCGCCCACCTATGACCCCGAGCCGTCGGCGCTCCCCCTCGCCGACCCCGACCTCCTCGCGGAACTGGTCCCCGACACCGCCGTGGAGGGCGCCCGCTACGGCACCCTCACCCTGCGGGCCGCCAGCGTGCGCGGCGACTCCGCCCGCTACCGGGGCGAGCCGCGCCGCGACGCCCTGCTCGTGGCCCGGTTCGGCGAACCGCCGGACGGCATCCTGGTCACCGTGGTGGCCGGGGCCGCCCGGAGCGCCGAGGCACCGCCGCTCGCAGCGGCCGAGGCCTGCCGCCAACTCGCCGCCGCCGTCGGCCGCAGCCGCGCCGAACTGGTCGCCGACCTGCGCAGCGGGGCACGCGACGGGCTGCGTTTCGGACTCCAGCGGATGGCCGCCCGCGCCGCCCAGTATCTGCGCGACCCCCAGGACCCACGCGATCCGCAGGAACCCGCCGCCGGTTCGCTGCACTGTGTACTCTCCCCGCTCGACCCCTCCGCCGGTGACCGGGTCTGCTTCGGGATCGGCCCGGGCGGCCTGTTCCTGCTGCGCTCCGCCCACTGGATCGACGCCTACGGGGCCCGGCTGCTGCACCACCCGGGCGAGCAGCAGCCCGCCGCCGACCCGCCGTCCGACCAAGCCTTCCGCTTCCGGCTGGTCCCGGCGAGCCCCGGGGACGTGCTGCTGCTGGCCACGGCGGGCTTCGCCGACCCGGTGCGCGAGGAACCGGCCGTGGCCGGTTTCCTCGCCGCCCACTGGTCCCACCCGCACCCGCCGGGGACGGTGGACTTCCTGCGCCAACTCCAGGTACGCGCCAAGGGCTACGCCGACGACCGCACCGCAGTGGTGCTCTGGAGCGGCTGA
- a CDS encoding DUF3761 domain-containing protein, producing MHNPYQQPPARRGGQSTGKGPKLAAMGCGGLLVLLLAGSVGAAIGGGGEPGPKAVPTVTATTTVTAMVTAEAEAEAEPAPTVTVTVTATKTVKATVTATATVTAKAASSGTRSSTSGGSSGGSGSSGGSGGQSNDHGGATALCNDGTLSFAAHHQGACSHHHGVAVWYK from the coding sequence ATGCACAACCCTTATCAGCAGCCGCCCGCACGGCGGGGCGGGCAGTCCACGGGCAAGGGACCGAAGCTCGCAGCCATGGGCTGCGGCGGCCTTCTTGTGCTGCTGCTGGCCGGCTCCGTCGGAGCCGCCATCGGCGGTGGCGGTGAACCGGGCCCCAAGGCGGTGCCGACCGTCACCGCCACCACCACCGTCACCGCCATGGTCACCGCCGAAGCCGAAGCCGAAGCCGAACCGGCGCCCACGGTCACGGTCACGGTCACCGCCACCAAAACGGTCAAGGCCACGGTCACCGCTACCGCCACGGTCACCGCGAAGGCGGCATCGTCAGGCACCCGCAGCAGCACAAGCGGCGGCAGCAGCGGGGGCAGTGGCAGCAGCGGTGGCAGCGGTGGTCAGAGCAACGACCACGGCGGTGCGACGGCCCTGTGCAATGACGGCACCCTCTCATTCGCGGCCCACCACCAGGGGGCCTGCTCCCATCACCACGGAGTGGCCGTCTGGTACAAGTGA
- a CDS encoding agmatine deiminase family protein, translated as MTSPTPSELGFSMPAEWQPHERTWMAFPTPNDTFGSDPADGSDLDTARRAWASVANTIVRHEPVSLIANIGEMETARRYVSPSVEIVERPLDDAWMRDIGPTFLTDGNGGLAAADWVFNGWGAQSWASWDHDEHIAEHVTGLAGARRFASRLVNEGGGIHVDGEGTVLITETVQLDPGRNPDWTREQVEQELHAFLGTRKAIWLPRGLTRDYDEFGTRGHVDIVAAFLKPGLVVTHSQPDPAHPDHEVGKEIAALLRSSTDAHGRPLEVVELAAPTVLHDEDGEPVDYSYINHYLANGTVVLCAFGDPRDEAAAEVFAKVFPERTVELVDARPIFANGGGIHCITQQQPRV; from the coding sequence ATGACCAGCCCCACCCCCTCCGAACTCGGCTTCTCCATGCCCGCCGAATGGCAACCCCATGAGCGCACCTGGATGGCCTTCCCCACCCCCAACGACACCTTCGGCTCCGACCCCGCCGACGGCAGCGACCTTGACACCGCCCGCCGCGCCTGGGCCTCTGTCGCCAACACCATCGTCCGCCACGAGCCGGTCAGCCTCATCGCCAATATTGGGGAAATGGAGACCGCCCGCCGCTATGTCTCCCCCTCGGTGGAGATCGTCGAGCGACCGCTGGACGACGCCTGGATGCGCGATATCGGCCCCACCTTCCTCACCGACGGCAATGGCGGCCTGGCCGCCGCCGACTGGGTCTTCAACGGCTGGGGCGCCCAGTCCTGGGCCTCCTGGGACCACGACGAGCACATCGCCGAGCATGTCACCGGCCTGGCCGGCGCCCGCCGCTTCGCCTCCCGGCTGGTCAACGAGGGCGGCGGCATCCACGTCGACGGCGAGGGCACCGTCCTGATCACCGAGACCGTCCAGCTGGACCCCGGCCGCAACCCCGACTGGACCAGGGAGCAGGTCGAACAGGAACTGCACGCCTTCCTCGGCACCCGCAAGGCGATCTGGCTGCCCCGTGGCCTCACCCGCGACTACGACGAGTTCGGCACCCGGGGCCACGTCGACATCGTCGCCGCCTTCCTCAAGCCCGGCCTGGTCGTCACCCACAGCCAGCCCGACCCCGCCCACCCCGACCACGAGGTCGGCAAGGAGATCGCCGCCCTGCTGCGCTCCTCCACCGACGCCCACGGCCGCCCCCTGGAGGTCGTCGAACTGGCCGCCCCCACCGTGCTGCACGACGAGGACGGCGAACCGGTCGACTACTCCTACATCAACCACTACCTGGCCAACGGCACCGTCGTCCTCTGCGCCTTCGGCGACCCCCGCGACGAGGCGGCGGCCGAGGTCTTCGCCAAGGTCTTCCCGGAGCGTACGGTCGAACTGGTCGACGCCCGGCCGATCTTCGCCAACGGGGGCGGGATCCACTGCATCACGCAGCAGCAGCCCAGGGTCTGA
- a CDS encoding TetR/AcrR family transcriptional regulator, whose product MAAIAEHGLAKLTMAGLGRQVGMSGGHLLYYFGSKDQLLLETLRWSEEQLGERRREVLGRTAVAARVRLAEYADLYLPDGPGDPRWTLWIEVWGRSLGGEEMRGGQVAIEEPWHRDLVALLEEGSGAGEFGPVDAEAAAVRIRALLDGFSTPIAIGLPGVRREESLAHIAAVLDTLLAGG is encoded by the coding sequence ATGGCGGCCATCGCCGAGCATGGGCTCGCCAAGCTGACCATGGCGGGTCTTGGCAGGCAGGTCGGGATGAGCGGCGGTCACCTGCTCTACTACTTCGGCAGCAAGGACCAGCTGCTGCTGGAGACGCTGCGCTGGAGCGAGGAGCAGTTGGGCGAGCGGCGCCGCGAGGTGCTGGGCCGTACGGCGGTGGCCGCCCGGGTCCGGCTCGCCGAGTATGCCGACCTGTATCTGCCCGACGGCCCCGGTGATCCGCGCTGGACCCTCTGGATCGAGGTGTGGGGCCGCTCCCTCGGCGGCGAGGAGATGCGCGGCGGCCAGGTGGCGATCGAGGAACCGTGGCATCGCGATCTGGTGGCGCTGCTGGAGGAGGGTTCGGGCGCCGGGGAGTTCGGCCCGGTGGACGCGGAGGCGGCGGCCGTACGGATCCGGGCGCTGCTGGACGGGTTCTCCACGCCGATCGCGATCGGGCTGCCCGGGGTGCGGCGGGAGGAGTCGCTGGCGCATATCGCCGCCGTGCTGGACACCCTGCTGGCCGGGGGCTGA